A part of Deinococcus aerius genomic DNA contains:
- a CDS encoding cytochrome c biogenesis CcdA family protein, whose product MFAPPGAPSVTVAFLAGLISFLSPCVLPLLPSYLGVIGGARAPITRALGFILGFGLVFIALGATASSLGALLAPHKILLGRVAAVLIVFFGLVMLGVIRLPVLMRDTRALAGAGGYGPVALGAAFAFGWSPCLGPALGSILGLAASSASLGTGVGLLAAYTLGLAVPFLLAALLWDRLNLRRLNRYAGVFEKVGGAVLVIVGVLMLTGQFTRLATFFYEVMPAWLRV is encoded by the coding sequence ATGTTCGCCCCTCCCGGTGCCCCGTCCGTCACGGTGGCGTTTCTCGCGGGCCTGATCTCGTTTCTCAGCCCGTGCGTGCTGCCGCTCCTTCCCAGCTACCTGGGCGTGATCGGCGGGGCGCGGGCGCCCATCACGCGGGCACTGGGCTTCATCCTGGGCTTCGGGCTGGTCTTCATCGCGCTGGGGGCGACGGCGAGCAGCCTGGGGGCGTTGCTGGCGCCGCACAAGATTCTGCTGGGGCGGGTGGCGGCAGTCCTGATCGTCTTTTTCGGGCTGGTCATGCTGGGCGTGATTCGCCTGCCCGTGCTCATGCGCGACACGCGGGCGCTGGCGGGGGCAGGGGGATACGGCCCGGTCGCCCTGGGCGCCGCCTTCGCCTTCGGGTGGAGTCCCTGCCTGGGTCCGGCGCTGGGGAGCATTCTGGGCCTGGCGGCGAGCAGCGCGAGCCTGGGGACGGGCGTGGGGCTGCTCGCCGCCTACACGCTGGGGCTGGCCGTGCCCTTCCTGCTCGCCGCGCTGCTGTGGGACCGCCTGAACCTGCGGCGCCTGAACCGTTACGCGGGCGTGTTCGAGAAGGTGGGCGGCGCGGTCCTGGTGATCGTCGGCGTCCTGATGCTGACGGGGCAGTTCACGCGGCTGGCGACCTTTTTCTATGAGGTGATGCCCGCGTGGCTGAGGGTGTGA
- a CDS encoding ABC transporter ATP-binding protein, producing MGSGAWERPGTTDHSPLPTHPHALQLRDIWLRLGREVILRGVTLDVPTGEGVTLLGENGAGKTTLLRVLASGLRPTRGEGRVLGFDLRDGRAVRDCIHLMPVDAGLYPDLTGAENLTFALEMHGARGDVGAALRRVGLERAANRRVRFLSAGMRKRLALARAHLLARPVTLVDEPFANLDDAGRALALELLGDLSARGVTLVVAAHEPHLARQVAPRALRLVGGKLEKVDG from the coding sequence GTGGGGAGTGGGGCGTGGGAAAGGCCCGGGACCACTGACCACTCCCCACTCCCCACTCACCCCCACGCCCTCCAGCTCCGCGACATCTGGCTGAGACTCGGCCGCGAGGTCATCCTGCGGGGCGTGACGTTGGACGTGCCCACCGGGGAGGGCGTCACGTTGCTCGGCGAGAATGGGGCGGGCAAGACGACGTTGCTGCGGGTGCTCGCGTCGGGGCTGCGGCCCACCCGGGGCGAGGGGCGGGTGCTGGGCTTCGACCTGCGGGACGGGCGGGCGGTGCGCGACTGCATTCACCTCATGCCGGTGGACGCGGGGCTGTACCCGGACCTGACGGGGGCGGAGAATCTGACCTTCGCTCTTGAAATGCATGGGGCGCGGGGGGACGTGGGGGCGGCGCTGCGGCGGGTCGGGCTGGAACGGGCCGCGAACCGCCGGGTGCGCTTCCTGTCGGCGGGGATGCGCAAAAGGCTGGCCCTGGCGCGGGCGCACCTGCTCGCGCGGCCCGTCACGCTGGTGGACGAGCCCTTCGCCAACCTCGACGACGCGGGGCGGGCCTTGGCGCTGGAGTTGCTGGGCGACCTCTCGGCGCGGGGGGTGACGCTGGTGGTCGCCGCGCACGAGCCGCATCTCGCGCGGCAGGTGGCGCCCCGGGCACTGCGGTTAGTGGGCGGGAAGCTGGAGAAAGTGGATGGTTAG
- a CDS encoding heme exporter protein CcmB encodes MRSVLTLAAKDLRVAGRTRDTLLATAFFAGLVLLVLGLALGGDTSARTPEGTAGVAAGAVWTALALAAAVGAQRAFAQEQEAGALEQLTLYPGPHGALYLGKLLGVLGPLLLVAAFTLPAGLILFGAAGAGRGVPWLPLALLTLLGVVGFAAGTTFYGSITVSLRAREALLPALAFPILVPVVIASVKGTSLLLTGGWSPEVTTWAIFLAAFDLGTVILATLLFPFAVEG; translated from the coding sequence ATGAGGTCCGTTCTGACCCTCGCGGCCAAGGATTTGCGGGTCGCGGGGCGCACGCGGGACACGCTGCTGGCGACGGCTTTCTTCGCGGGGCTGGTGCTCCTCGTCCTGGGGCTGGCGCTGGGGGGGGACACCTCGGCGCGCACCCCGGAGGGGACGGCGGGCGTGGCGGCGGGGGCGGTGTGGACGGCGCTGGCGCTCGCGGCGGCGGTGGGGGCGCAGCGGGCCTTCGCGCAGGAGCAGGAGGCGGGGGCGCTGGAGCAGCTCACCCTGTACCCGGGGCCGCACGGGGCGCTGTACCTGGGCAAGCTGCTCGGCGTGCTGGGGCCGCTGCTGCTCGTGGCGGCGTTTACCCTCCCGGCGGGGCTGATCCTCTTCGGGGCGGCGGGGGCGGGTCGGGGCGTGCCGTGGCTGCCGCTGGCCCTCCTTACCCTGCTCGGGGTGGTGGGCTTCGCGGCGGGGACGACCTTTTACGGCTCGATCACGGTCAGCCTGCGGGCGCGGGAGGCGCTGCTCCCGGCGCTGGCCTTTCCCATCCTGGTGCCCGTGGTGATCGCCAGCGTGAAGGGCACGAGCCTGCTGCTGACGGGCGGCTGGTCGCCGGAGGTGACGACCTGGGCGATCTTCCTCGCCGCCTTCGACCTGGGGACGGTCATCCTGGCGACGCTGCTGTTCCCCTTCGCCGTGGAGGGGTAG
- a CDS encoding leucine-rich repeat domain-containing protein → MNHQHTAGERGRALLDLLERDPSARLGHLNLNGCQLTALPESLRRCTGARVLSVYGNGLTAVPDWVWTFMSLTTLNLSANRLTELSPGLGRLTRLEMLDLGHNGLGALPDVFAHLQNLKFLYLSNNRLTDLPASLRHLNSLAYLNVTDNALPALPEWLGELGSLLELRVYNNALTALPASLGELGGLRELHATNNRLGSLPPELGRCRRLNRLTLQGNALTALPGEIGGLGALAELDLRFNELSELPPSLAELENLRVLDLRANRLTTLPEGLAFLPHLEKLDLRWNRLSALPPVFRRLEERGCLIYA, encoded by the coding sequence GTGAACCACCAGCACACCGCCGGGGAGCGGGGGCGGGCGCTGCTGGACCTCCTCGAGCGCGACCCCTCGGCCCGGCTGGGCCACCTGAACCTGAACGGCTGCCAGCTCACCGCCCTGCCGGAGAGCCTGCGCCGCTGCACGGGGGCGCGGGTCCTGAGCGTGTACGGCAACGGGTTGACGGCGGTGCCGGACTGGGTGTGGACCTTCATGAGCCTGACGACCCTGAACCTCTCGGCGAACCGGCTGACCGAACTCTCGCCGGGCCTGGGGAGATTGACACGGCTGGAGATGCTCGACCTCGGGCACAACGGGCTCGGCGCGCTTCCTGACGTGTTTGCCCATCTGCAAAACCTGAAGTTCCTGTACCTCAGCAACAACCGGCTGACGGACTTGCCCGCGTCGTTGCGTCACCTGAATTCGCTGGCCTACCTCAACGTGACGGACAATGCCCTCCCGGCCCTGCCCGAGTGGCTGGGTGAGTTGGGGAGTCTGTTGGAATTGCGCGTCTATAACAATGCCCTCACGGCCCTGCCCGCCTCGCTGGGGGAACTGGGCGGGCTGCGGGAACTCCACGCGACGAACAACCGTCTGGGCAGCCTGCCGCCCGAACTGGGAAGGTGCAGGCGGCTGAACCGGCTGACGCTACAGGGCAACGCCCTCACCGCGCTTCCCGGGGAGATCGGGGGGCTGGGGGCGCTCGCCGAGCTGGACCTGCGGTTCAACGAACTGTCGGAGTTGCCCCCCTCGCTGGCGGAGCTGGAGAACCTGCGTGTTCTGGACCTGCGGGCGAACCGGCTGACCACCCTGCCCGAAGGGCTCGCCTTCCTCCCCCACCTGGAGAAACTCGACCTGCGCTGGAACCGGCTCTCCGCCCTGCCCCCCGTGTTCCGGCGGCTGGAGGAGCGCGGGTGCCTCATCTATGCCTGA
- a CDS encoding bleomycin resistance protein, protein MPERSAEPESPRPRLVPELYCSDFAASLRFYTEVVGFRVVYARPEERFAYLGLDGAELMIEQPTGEDRTWLAAELSYPFGRGVNLSIEVREVGRLYARVQQCGARILVPLEDRWYRQDEGEAGNCQFVVLDPDGYLLRPFQNLGRRECRVPGP, encoded by the coding sequence ATGCCTGAGCGTTCAGCCGAGCCGGAAAGCCCCCGCCCCAGACTCGTCCCTGAGCTGTACTGCTCCGATTTCGCCGCGTCTCTGCGGTTCTATACGGAGGTGGTCGGATTTCGTGTCGTCTACGCGCGTCCAGAGGAGCGTTTCGCCTATCTGGGGCTGGACGGAGCCGAACTGATGATCGAGCAGCCGACGGGGGAGGACCGCACCTGGCTCGCCGCCGAACTGTCCTACCCCTTCGGCCGGGGAGTGAACCTGTCCATCGAGGTGCGGGAGGTGGGGCGGCTCTACGCGCGTGTTCAGCAGTGCGGTGCCCGAATCCTCGTCCCCCTCGAAGACCGCTGGTATCGCCAGGACGAGGGGGAGGCCGGGAATTGCCAATTCGTCGTGCTGGATCCCGACGGGTACCTGCTGCGGCCTTTCCAGAACCTGGGCAGAAGAGAATGTCGGGTCCCAGGCCCCTGA
- the ccsA gene encoding cytochrome c biogenesis protein CcsA, which translates to MRQDRVTTLLGGATLLALAAAVVLGLRAPLDINQGSLVRLMFVHVPSAWLSYLAYGGTGLFGLLYLLTRQRRWDRLALSSAEIGVLFTVTTIVGGMLWAKPTWGVYWVWDARLTTTALSLVVYGGYLLIRTLIDDPERRARVAAVVGLVGTLYVPINYMAVEWWRGVHQTQTLKLLGKIRFDAAPVYGWVLLTATVAFTLLYFYLLRVRAILAAREEAREERELMEDLSPLEVARG; encoded by the coding sequence ATGAGACAAGACCGCGTGACGACGCTGCTGGGGGGCGCGACGCTGCTGGCCCTCGCGGCAGCGGTGGTGCTGGGCCTGCGCGCGCCGCTGGACATCAACCAGGGCTCGCTCGTGCGGCTGATGTTCGTGCACGTGCCGAGCGCGTGGCTGAGTTACCTGGCCTACGGCGGCACGGGCCTGTTCGGGCTGCTGTACCTCCTCACCCGGCAGCGCCGCTGGGACCGCCTGGCGCTGAGCAGCGCGGAGATCGGCGTGCTGTTCACGGTGACGACCATCGTGGGCGGGATGCTGTGGGCCAAACCGACCTGGGGCGTGTACTGGGTGTGGGACGCCCGGCTGACGACCACGGCGCTGAGCCTGGTGGTGTACGGGGGCTACCTGCTGATCCGCACGCTGATCGACGACCCGGAGCGCCGGGCACGGGTGGCGGCGGTCGTGGGGCTGGTGGGCACCCTGTACGTGCCGATCAACTACATGGCGGTCGAGTGGTGGCGCGGGGTGCACCAGACGCAAACCCTGAAGCTGCTGGGCAAGATTCGCTTCGACGCGGCGCCCGTCTACGGCTGGGTGCTTCTGACTGCCACGGTGGCCTTTACCCTGCTGTACTTCTACCTGCTGCGGGTGCGGGCGATCCTGGCCGCCCGCGAGGAGGCGCGCGAGGAGCGCGAGCTGATGGAAGACCTCTCGCCGCTGGAGGTGGCGCGTGGATAA
- the ccmE gene encoding cytochrome c maturation protein CcmE: MTTTPLPRARRRRRSPWPTVLGVLALVGLTATVAFGNLGKSLEYFVTPTEYLQQQAEYQGRPLRIGGLVKAVQYNPQTLDLKFNVTDGGATFPVQYRGAVSDLFKENQGVVVRGEFQGNTFHATELVVKHSEEYHVPKTQAELKDLLQKSESE; encoded by the coding sequence ATGACGACCACTCCCCTGCCCCGGGCGAGACGGCGCAGACGGAGCCCTTGGCCGACCGTGCTGGGCGTGCTCGCCCTCGTGGGGCTGACCGCGACCGTCGCCTTCGGAAACCTGGGCAAGAGCCTGGAATACTTCGTGACGCCGACGGAGTACCTGCAGCAGCAGGCCGAGTACCAGGGCCGCCCGCTGCGGATCGGCGGACTGGTGAAGGCGGTGCAGTACAACCCGCAGACGCTGGACCTCAAGTTCAACGTGACGGACGGCGGCGCGACCTTCCCCGTGCAGTACCGCGGCGCGGTGAGCGACCTGTTCAAGGAGAATCAGGGCGTCGTGGTGCGCGGTGAGTTTCAGGGCAACACCTTCCACGCCACCGAACTCGTGGTCAAGCACTCGGAGGAATACCACGTGCCGAAGACGCAGGCCGAACTCAAGGACCTGCTGCAAAAGAGCGAGAGCGAGTGA
- a CDS encoding heme lyase CcmF/NrfE family subunit, translated as MLNLISFQSSALGALGQLSLLAALAFTLGGTWLAAVGGLKADTRATEAARRAIWAVFALVSLGTLTLMVALLRDDFTVRYVAEHSMRASPTWVKVTSLWGALEGSILLWAWLLAGFALVLSLTLRRDALRPWALGAMFVSLLFFVGVCASIASPFTPLSQVPADGLGPNPALQNHWMMAVHPVLLYLGFVGLSVPFAYAVAALVTGRLSDHWVVVTRRWTLVAWAFLTAAIVAGGWWSYETLGWGGYWAWDPVENASFIPWLLTTAFLHSIQIQERRGLMRAWNVWLIVLAYASTVLGTFLNRSGIVQSVHAFAGGPVGPVFLGFLAFLLVAGIGLAAWRAPHLRDEADPPAPLSREGAFLAGNWLFLVFAVMVLVGTLFPTLVEAVQGRRDASVGPAFYNAFAIPLGLGLLLLMGVGPLLPWRRADGQSFWRALRPLLLAGLGAGLIAFAFGVRSLGVLGTVALGAYNLVGLGLLTVRAVRERSSGGRGGGFAALVREQPRRYGAYLAHIGLVVIALGIAFSGTYRQDAQTTLNVGAAPVRLLNETLALQGTRQDTKPYGRSAVARVLIDGRPFEARMNTYVQGGETAFPAPAVRYGLLGDTYLVVTAFDEQGKWASVRLIESPLVSWIWWGTLIVVLGAGLTLVTPRRATVRAPALRSAPATD; from the coding sequence ATGTTAAACCTGATCTCCTTCCAATCGAGTGCGCTCGGCGCGCTGGGGCAACTCAGCCTGCTGGCGGCGCTGGCCTTTACCCTCGGGGGGACGTGGCTGGCCGCCGTCGGTGGCCTGAAGGCCGACACCCGGGCGACCGAGGCGGCGCGGCGGGCGATCTGGGCCGTCTTCGCCCTCGTGAGCCTCGGCACGCTGACCCTGATGGTGGCGCTGCTGCGCGACGACTTCACCGTGCGGTACGTGGCCGAACATTCCATGCGGGCCTCCCCCACCTGGGTGAAGGTGACGAGCCTGTGGGGGGCGCTGGAGGGCTCGATCCTGCTGTGGGCGTGGCTGCTCGCGGGCTTCGCGCTCGTGCTGAGCCTCACGCTGCGGCGGGACGCGCTGCGGCCCTGGGCGCTGGGGGCGATGTTCGTCAGCCTGCTCTTCTTCGTGGGCGTGTGCGCGAGCATCGCCAGCCCGTTCACGCCGCTGAGCCAGGTTCCCGCCGACGGGCTGGGTCCCAACCCCGCCCTCCAGAACCACTGGATGATGGCCGTCCACCCGGTCCTGCTGTACCTGGGCTTCGTGGGGCTGAGCGTGCCCTTCGCCTACGCGGTCGCCGCGCTCGTGACCGGGCGGTTGTCCGACCACTGGGTCGTGGTGACGCGGCGCTGGACGCTGGTGGCCTGGGCCTTTCTCACCGCCGCCATCGTCGCGGGCGGCTGGTGGAGTTACGAGACGCTGGGCTGGGGCGGCTACTGGGCGTGGGACCCGGTGGAGAACGCCTCCTTTATCCCCTGGCTGCTGACGACGGCCTTCCTGCACTCCATCCAGATTCAGGAGCGGCGCGGGCTGATGCGGGCGTGGAACGTGTGGCTGATCGTGCTGGCGTACGCGAGTACGGTGCTGGGTACCTTCCTGAACCGCTCGGGCATCGTGCAGAGCGTCCACGCCTTCGCGGGCGGGCCAGTCGGGCCGGTGTTCCTGGGTTTCCTGGCCTTCCTGCTCGTGGCGGGGATCGGCCTGGCCGCCTGGCGTGCCCCCCACCTGCGCGACGAGGCGGACCCGCCTGCCCCACTCAGCCGCGAGGGCGCCTTCCTGGCGGGGAACTGGCTCTTCCTCGTCTTCGCGGTGATGGTGCTCGTCGGCACCCTCTTCCCCACCCTCGTGGAGGCGGTGCAGGGGCGGCGGGACGCCTCGGTCGGTCCGGCCTTCTACAACGCCTTCGCCATTCCGCTGGGGCTGGGTCTGCTGCTCCTGATGGGCGTGGGGCCGCTGCTGCCGTGGCGGCGGGCGGACGGCCAGAGTTTCTGGCGAGCGCTGCGGCCCCTGTTGCTGGCGGGGCTGGGGGCGGGGCTGATCGCCTTCGCGTTCGGCGTGCGGAGCCTGGGTGTGCTGGGCACGGTGGCGCTGGGTGCGTACAACCTCGTCGGATTGGGGCTGCTGACCGTGCGGGCCGTGCGGGAGCGGTCGTCGGGAGGACGCGGTGGCGGGTTTGCCGCTCTCGTCCGCGAGCAGCCACGCCGCTATGGCGCCTACCTCGCCCACATAGGTCTGGTCGTCATTGCCCTCGGTATCGCCTTCTCGGGGACGTACCGGCAGGACGCGCAGACCACCCTCAATGTCGGGGCAGCGCCCGTGCGGCTGCTGAACGAGACGCTGGCCCTGCAAGGCACGCGGCAGGACACCAAACCTTATGGCCGTTCCGCCGTGGCGCGCGTGTTGATCGACGGGCGGCCCTTCGAGGCCCGGATGAACACCTACGTGCAGGGGGGCGAGACCGCCTTCCCCGCGCCCGCCGTCCGCTACGGGCTGCTGGGCGACACCTACCTCGTCGTGACGGCCTTCGACGAGCAGGGCAAATGGGCGAGCGTGCGGCTGATCGAGAGCCCGCTGGTGTCGTGGATCTGGTGGGGCACCCTGATCGTGGTGCTGGGCGCGGGCCTGACGCTCGTGACCCCGCGCCGCGCGACGGTCCGCGCCCCCGCCCTGCGCTCGGCCCCCGCGACCGACTGA
- a CDS encoding TlpA family protein disulfide reductase — translation MTEIPSPSNSSVPAPLWRRLLPPLLAAALVAVLGVALLSPSRNATDGGPLVGKPAPQFTLTSLDGTKVSLASLKGRPVVLNFWASWCGPCREEAPLFRELSTRQGGGQGLAVVGILFQETKEQNARDFIREYALAYPSLRDPGIQTGINYGVQGIPETFFIDQSGVVQHVDRGGLTRERLNAGLAKIGVAGL, via the coding sequence ATGACTGAAATTCCCTCTCCTTCCAACTCCTCGGTGCCTGCCCCCCTGTGGCGGCGCCTGCTGCCCCCCCTCCTCGCCGCCGCGCTCGTCGCCGTGCTGGGCGTGGCGCTCCTCAGCCCTTCCCGCAATGCCACCGATGGCGGCCCGCTCGTCGGCAAGCCCGCTCCCCAATTCACGCTGACCAGCCTGGACGGGACGAAGGTGAGCCTCGCCTCCCTCAAAGGCCGCCCCGTCGTCCTCAACTTCTGGGCCTCGTGGTGCGGGCCGTGCCGGGAGGAGGCGCCCCTCTTCCGCGAACTCAGCACCCGGCAGGGCGGGGGGCAGGGCCTCGCCGTCGTCGGCATCCTCTTTCAGGAGACGAAGGAGCAGAACGCCCGCGACTTTATCCGGGAGTACGCCCTCGCCTACCCGTCGCTGCGGGACCCCGGCATCCAGACCGGGATCAACTACGGTGTGCAGGGCATTCCCGAGACCTTTTTCATCGATCAGTCCGGTGTGGTTCAGCACGTGGACCGGGGCGGCCTGACCCGCGAGCGGCTGAACGCCGGGCTGGCGAAGATCGGGGTGGCGGGATTGTGA
- a CDS encoding cytochrome c-type biogenesis protein has translation MRRLLPSALGLLLSASLALTPAQETRAQHLGSNLRCPICTGVPITESPNDISREMLREVREQVAAGRSDRDIYAYFAARYGNFVLLDPPKEGAGVLLWGAPLAALAAGGAVLWGFLHRKRSAQEEAAPPTADEPFDPYLAEVQRRTRRAGSGEGGGA, from the coding sequence GTGAGGCGCCTTCTGCCCTCTGCCCTCGGCCTTCTGCTCTCGGCCTCCCTCGCCCTGACCCCGGCGCAGGAGACGCGGGCGCAGCACCTGGGGAGCAACCTGCGCTGCCCGATCTGCACGGGCGTGCCCATCACCGAGAGCCCCAACGACATCAGCCGCGAGATGCTGCGCGAGGTGCGCGAGCAGGTGGCGGCGGGGCGCAGCGACCGGGACATCTACGCCTACTTCGCCGCGCGGTACGGGAACTTCGTGCTGCTGGACCCGCCCAAGGAGGGGGCAGGCGTGCTGCTGTGGGGCGCCCCGCTGGCGGCGCTGGCGGCGGGGGGTGCCGTGCTGTGGGGGTTCCTGCACCGCAAACGCTCAGCCCAGGAAGAGGCGGCTCCGCCGACCGCTGACGAGCCCTTCGACCCCTATTTGGCTGAGGTGCAGCGCCGGACCAGGCGGGCCGGTTCCGGGGAAGGCGGCGGCGCATGA
- a CDS encoding c-type cytochrome gives MILSLTLLALILLVALWLVLEPLRRGAPADPDAAERERLTGERDRLYAELAALEDESRRPDLERRAALTLRALDALPPAPPPATRSGQTRTLALAGLGAAALLTVAGALTFVPRWQLASLNAQEAQNVQATLALPQLRRRAEVSSDKAAYMAWGKAAFDSGHYDQALTAYGNALKLDPRQPEALRRLGILLLTRGEQTGQQVKPEDAQQAFLLIRTAAQLAPKEPESQLLLGFALARFGQDADALTALERYRTLDPRGRDADDLITAIRARQNDEDPGLRVYAANCASCHGPNGAGGAFGPSLRASTLTREALRSVIVNGKGAMPAYPNLNTGDLNALLDVLERWQKEGS, from the coding sequence ATGATCCTCAGCCTGACCCTGCTCGCCCTGATCCTGCTCGTGGCGCTATGGCTGGTGCTGGAACCGCTGCGTCGGGGGGCACCGGCCGACCCCGACGCAGCGGAGCGCGAGCGGCTGACCGGGGAGCGCGACCGCCTCTACGCCGAACTCGCGGCGCTGGAGGACGAGAGCCGCCGCCCGGACCTGGAACGCCGCGCGGCCCTGACCCTGCGGGCATTGGATGCGCTGCCGCCCGCTCCTCCCCCCGCCACACGGAGCGGACAGACCCGCACGCTGGCCCTGGCCGGGCTGGGGGCCGCCGCCCTGCTCACGGTCGCCGGGGCGCTGACCTTCGTGCCGCGCTGGCAGCTCGCCTCGCTCAACGCGCAGGAGGCGCAGAACGTCCAGGCCACGCTGGCCCTGCCGCAGTTGAGGCGGCGGGCCGAGGTGAGTAGCGACAAGGCCGCGTACATGGCCTGGGGCAAGGCGGCCTTCGACAGCGGGCACTACGACCAGGCGCTGACGGCCTACGGCAACGCCCTGAAGCTCGACCCCCGGCAGCCCGAGGCGCTGCGGCGGCTGGGCATCCTGCTCCTGACGAGGGGCGAGCAGACGGGGCAGCAGGTCAAGCCCGAGGACGCGCAGCAAGCCTTCCTGTTGATCCGCACGGCGGCGCAGCTTGCTCCGAAGGAACCCGAATCGCAGCTCCTGCTGGGCTTCGCGCTCGCCCGCTTCGGGCAGGACGCCGACGCGCTGACGGCGCTGGAACGCTACCGGACGCTGGACCCCAGGGGGCGGGACGCCGACGACCTCATCACCGCCATCCGTGCCCGCCAGAACGACGAGGACCCCGGCCTGCGGGTGTACGCGGCGAACTGCGCGAGCTGCCACGGGCCGAACGGGGCGGGCGGCGCCTTTGGCCCCAGCCTGCGGGCCTCCACCCTGACCCGCGAGGCGCTGCGGTCGGTGATCGTGAACGGCAAGGGCGCGATGCCCGCCTACCCCAACCTGAATACGGGAGACCTGAACGCCCTGCTGGACGTGCTGGAACGCTGGCAGAAGGAAGGCTCTTGA
- a CDS encoding Rieske 2Fe-2S domain-containing protein, protein MRLTRRDLLERWWVLPVAGTLGAFGYMGWYASRVTFGKERVGAPNFQPGEAQRVASRSALANEWAEVEFTYAGRPCVLLRVPEPVPGGLSVGDEHYAAYSRVCTHLGCSVNLVRDQEVLAFAYNYRPPQEDRHPQLGCPCHFSVFDPLQAGEAVFGKANGPLPRVRLEARGGDLYATGIEPAPELGG, encoded by the coding sequence TTGAGGCTCACCCGCCGCGACCTGCTGGAACGCTGGTGGGTACTGCCGGTCGCGGGGACGCTGGGCGCCTTCGGCTACATGGGCTGGTACGCCTCGCGCGTGACCTTCGGCAAGGAGCGGGTGGGCGCGCCGAACTTCCAGCCGGGGGAGGCGCAGCGGGTGGCGTCCCGTTCCGCCCTGGCGAATGAGTGGGCGGAGGTCGAGTTCACCTACGCAGGGCGGCCCTGCGTCCTGCTGCGTGTCCCCGAGCCCGTACCCGGCGGCCTGAGCGTGGGCGACGAACACTACGCCGCCTATTCCCGGGTCTGCACCCACCTGGGCTGTTCGGTGAATCTCGTGCGCGACCAGGAAGTCCTCGCCTTCGCCTACAACTACCGCCCGCCGCAGGAGGACCGCCACCCGCAACTCGGCTGCCCCTGCCACTTCAGCGTGTTCGACCCCCTGCAAGCGGGCGAGGCGGTGTTCGGCAAGGCGAACGGGCCGCTGCCCCGGGTGCGGTTGGAGGCGCGGGGCGGCGACCTGTACGCGACGGGGATCGAGCCCGCGCCGGAACTGGGCGGATGA
- a CDS encoding GNAT family N-acetyltransferase codes for MMDSLTFTRGDLATASGILTATASRLAERGEPLWPVPSLTPERLTRHYPPESWRVAWRGGEAVGTFALVDRDPLFWPEDPPGEARYLHKLGVHPDAQGQGLAHMLLAEAVRETRGAGCAFLRLDTAATRPKLRALYEGAGFRAVDEREVKGFHVVRYELPLR; via the coding sequence ATGATGGACAGTCTCACCTTCACTCGCGGTGACCTTGCCACTGCCTCGGGCATCCTCACGGCGACGGCCTCCCGCCTGGCCGAACGCGGTGAACCGCTCTGGCCCGTGCCCAGCCTGACCCCCGAGCGACTCACCCGGCATTACCCGCCGGAGAGCTGGCGGGTGGCGTGGCGCGGCGGGGAGGCCGTCGGAACGTTCGCGCTGGTGGACCGTGACCCCCTCTTCTGGCCCGAGGACCCACCCGGAGAGGCACGCTACCTGCACAAGCTGGGCGTTCACCCGGATGCGCAGGGGCAGGGACTCGCGCATATGCTGCTCGCCGAGGCGGTGCGGGAGACGCGGGGGGCCGGGTGTGCCTTTCTGCGGCTGGACACCGCCGCCACGCGGCCCAAGCTCCGGGCGCTGTACGAGGGGGCAGGCTTCCGGGCGGTGGACGAGCGGGAAGTGAAGGGCTTTCACGTCGTCCGCTACGAATTGCCGCTGCGGTGA